Proteins encoded in a region of the Sparus aurata chromosome 6, fSpaAur1.1, whole genome shotgun sequence genome:
- the zmynd8 gene encoding protein kinase C-binding protein 1 isoform X10, whose product MAGLVRNPAGWERQGAVQRGVPRGINRCAPEEEGKTEITAEGMEISTRSKDTGSTERTTQKRKMPSPSHSSNGHSSAETSPCPTKKKKKPGALGSSKDQSELRHGPFYYVKQPALTTDPVDVVPQDGRNDFYCWLCHREGQVLCCELCPRVYHAKCLKLPAEPEGDWFCPECEKITVAECIETQSKAMMMLTLDQLSYLLKFALQKMKQPGDHPRLSSRSPHAASTQRKTFNWTEPFQKPVSLEQHPDYAEYIFHPMDLCTLEKNIKKKMYGCTEAFLADAKWILHNCIIYNGGNHKLTATAKVIVKICEHEMNEIEVCPECYLSACQKRDNWFCEPCSNPHPLVWAKLKGFPFWPAKALRDKDGQVDARFFGQHDRAWVPLNNCYLMSKEIPFSVKKTKSIFNSAMQEMEVYVENMRKKFGVFNYAPFRTPYTPDNNFQMLLDPSNPSSTPIKPEKQEKIKLSFDMTASPKISLARTMLSGAGVGGSTVGRRLPLSDMPRSPMSTNSSAHTGSDVEQETADKSQTKAPNNQYSTGEESMDCTASPAHPRPGPAGSSLDSPKPFQSQASGINKQEKTPPTGSILNLNLDRSKAEMDLKELSETVQQKQGAAPVLTSPKRQIKSRFQLNLDKTIESCKAQLGIDEISVDVYKGVEHSDSEDSDKSDSSDSEYASDEEQKTKDGPDAAPSDEAQKEPSKSKVKDQPSLSQDKESKADTLVTSESAAGDTTPTASDASTKEKISKDAEKESPEKTKASASPGPREKVQVKEDAKKPVPVEDSDSERELVIDLGEEQGGKDRKRSRKDNAAGKESSAGKPEGKALTPSTLPSQNSTAPSTPSSVSTQSPMAIPVTMVSFTAPSPATISLTSVSSATATPPSSSSSSASATPALKKQRPLLPRETVPVVQRAVVWNPTAKFQTSSQKWHMQKVQRQQQNQQPAATTTTPASSSRHGQAQGPTQTQAVGNGSTAVSSSSAQQSSQSTRYQTRQAVKAVQQKDTPLSTSTSAVTLVSSSPASAMMAASSLGTAASSSPVETDLYIPTASADVAADIAKYTNKPLPHQR is encoded by the exons ATGGCAGGCCTGGTGAGGAATCCAGCAGGATGGGAGAGACAGGGAGCAGTGCAGAGGGGAGTCCCCAGAGGAATTAACAGATG TgctccagaggaggagggaaaaactGAGATTACAGCAGAAGGAATGGAGATCTCAACACGTTCCAAAG ACACGGGGTCAACAGAGCGGACGACCCAAAAACGAAAGATGCCAAGTCCCTCTCACTCATCTAATGGTCACTCATCTGCTGAAACCTCGCCCTGcccgacaaaaaaaaagaagaaacccGGTGCTCTTGGCAGCAGCAAAGACCAG TCAGAACTAAGACATGGTCCCTTTTACTATGTGAAGCAGCCAGCACTCACCACAGACCCTGTTGATGTTGTACCGCAGGACGGCAGGAATGATTTCTACTGCTGGCTGTGCCACCGCGAGGGTCAGGTGCTCTGCTGTGAGCTCTGCCCCAGGGTGTACCACGCCAAGTGCCTCAAACTACCAGCCGAGCCCGAGGGCGACTGGTTCTGTCCGGAGTGTGAG AAAATAACAGTTGCTGAGTGTATAGAGACTCAGAGCAAAGCCATGATGATGCTAACATTAGACCAGCTGTCTTACCTACTAAAGTTTGCCCTTCAGAAGATGAAACAGCCAGGT GATCATCCCCGCTTGTCATCTCGCTCCCCCCATGCAGCTTCCACGCAGAGAAAGACTTTTAATTGG ACCGAACCCTTCCAGAAACCTGTCTCTCTTGAACAGCATCCAGATTATGCAGAGTACATTTTTCACCCTATGGATCTCTGCACACTTGAAAAG aatattaaaaagaaaatgtatggCTGCACAGAGGCCTTTTTGGCTGATGCAAAATGGATTTTGCACAACTGTATTATATACAATGGAG gcaATCACAAACTTACAGCTACTGCAAAAGTGATAGTAAAAATCTGTGAGCATGAG ATGAACGAGATTGAAGTTTGTCCTGAGTGTTATCTGTCTGCTTGCCAAAAGAGAGACAACTGGTTTTGTGAGCCTTGT AGTAACCCGCACCCTCTGGTGTGGGCCAAACTGAAAGGATTTCCATTCTGGCCTGCTAAAGCTCTGCGGGACAAAGATGGACAGGTGGATGCTCGCTTTTTTGGTCAGCATGACAG GGCTTGGGTTCCTTTAAACAATTGCTACCTCATGTCCAAAGAGATTCCATTCTCTGTGAAGAAGACCAAAAGTATCTTCAACAGTGCAATGCAAGAAATGGAGGTCTACGTGGAGAACATGAGGAAGAAGTTTGGAGTGTTTAACTATGCCCCCTTCAGGACACCGTACACTCCTGACAACAACTTCCAGATGCTGCTGGATCCCTCAAACCCATCATCCACCCCGATCAAAcctgagaaacaggagaagatCAAGCTGAGCTTTGATATGACGGCATCACCCAAGATCTCTTTGGCCAGGACCATGTTGTCTGGGGCTGGAGTGGGAGGGAGCACAGTAGGCCGGCGGCTCCCTCTCAGTGACATGCCTCGCTCCCCCATGAGCACCAACTCCTCTGCCCATACTGGTTCAGATGTGGAACAGGAGACAGCGGACAAGTCCCAGACAAAAGCTCCAAACAATCAGTACAGTACAGGCGAAGAGTCCATGGACTGTACAG CATCACCTGCTCATCCTCGACCTGGTCCTGCAGGCAGTTCCTTGGACAGCCCTAAACCATTCCAGTCTCAAGCTTCTGGCATCAACAAGCAGGAGAAGACACCACCGACTGGAAGCATTCTGAACCTCAATCTAG ATCGTAGTAAAGCAGAAATGGACCTAAAGGAACTTAGTGAAACAGTCCAGCAAAAACAAGGAGCCGCACCAGTCCTCACATCTCCAAAGAGACAGATCAAGAGCCGTTTCCAGCTGAACTTGGACAAAACCATTGAGAGTTGCAAGGCACAGCTGG GTATAGATGAGATATCTGTTGATGTGTATAAAGGTGTGGAACACAGTGACTCAGAGGACTCGGATAAATCTGACTCCAGTGACAGTGAATATGCCAGTGATGAGGAGCAAAAGACCAAGGATGGTCCGGATGCAGCACCCAGCGATGAAGCCCAGAAGGAGCCTAGTAAAAGTAAAGTCAAAGACCAACCATCCTTGAGCCAGGATAAGGAGAGTAAAGCTGATACACTTGTGACATCTGAGTCTGCAGCAGGTGACACCACTCCAACAGCATCAGATGCTTCAACTAAAGAGAAAATAAGCAAAGATGCCGAAAAAGAGAGCCCGGAGAAGACAAAAGCATCAGCATCGCCTGGTCCCAGAGAGAAGGTTCAGGTGAAAGAAGATGCAAAGAAGCCTGTGCCAGTGGAGGACTCTGactcagagagagagctggTTATTGACCTCGGAGAAGAACAGGGAGGAAAGGACAGAAAAAGGAGTAGGAAAGACAACGCCGCTGGTAAAGAATCATCTGCTGGTAAACCTGAAG GTAAAGCCCTAACCCCATCGACACTCCCGTCTCAAAACAGTACAGCTCCTTCCACACCTTCCAGTGTTTCCACGCAGTCCCCTATGGCCATTCCTGTCACCATGGTCTCCTTCACAGCTCCCTCTCCTGCAACCATAAGCCTTACAAGCGTGTCCAGTGCCACTGCAACAcccccttcttcctcctcctcctcagcctctgCCACACCAGCGTTGAAGAAACAGCGGCCTCTGCTGCCCAGAGAGACAGTGCCAGTGGTGCAGAGAGCCGTGGTGTGGAATCCCACTGCCAAGTTTCAGACGTCCTCTCAGAAGTGGCACATGCAGAAGGTGCAGCGGCAGCAACAGAACCAGCAACCTGCTGCTACCACGACGACACCGGCATCGTCTTCCAGACATGGCCAGGCTCAAGGGCCGACCCAGACGCAGGCCGTTGGGAACGGCTCAACAGCAGTATCTTCATCTTCAGCACAGCAGTCTTCACAAAGCACACGCTATCAGACCAGGCAGGCAGTGAAAG CTGTTCAGCAAAAAGATACGCCGCTCAGCACATCAACGTCGGCTGTCACCCTGGTATCCAGTAGTCCAGCTTCTGCCATGATGGCAGCATCAAGTTTAGGCACAGCTGCTTCATCTTCACCAGTGGAAACAGACCTGTATATTCCCACTGCCTCAGCGGATGTGGCTGCAGACATTGCTAAGTACACCAATAAA cctcTGCCACACCAGCGttga